The following DNA comes from Candidatus Binatia bacterium.
GTCCTTGTCCCCGCGACCCGAGAGATTCACCAGGATGATCTTGTCGCGGCCCAGGGTTGGAGCGAGCCGGATCGTGTGCGCCAGCGCGTGAGCCGTCTCGAGTGCCGCGATGATCCCCTCCGTTCGTGAGAGTCGCACGAGCGCATCCAGAGCTTCGTCGTCCGTCGCCGTGACGTACTTCGCGATCCCTTGATCGCGCAGGTATGCATGCTCCGGGCCAACCCCCGGGTAATCCAGCCCCGCGGACACGGAGTGAGCTTCTTGCACCTGACCGAGTTCGCTTTGCAAGAGGTACGACCGGGCGCCGTGGAGGACCCCGGGCTTCCCGGCGTTGAGCGTCGCGGAATGGCGACCGGAAGCGATTCCCATGCCGGCTGCCTCCACGCCGATGGCACGGACCCCGGGATCGCCTAGGAAGGGATGGAAGAGCCCGATAGCGTTGGAGCCTCCACCCACGCACGCGATCAGCACATCGGGGAGTCTCCCTGTGACCGCTAGAATCTGGCGGCGAGACTCCTTGCCGATGACGCTCTGCAGATCGCGTACGATCATCGGATAGGGGTGCGGCCCCGCCGCCGATCCGATCATGTAGAACGTGTCGTTCACGTTCGTGATCCAGTCGCGCAGCGCTTCGCTCATGGCATCCTTGAGCGTACGGCTTCCGCTGCGGACCTCGCGGACGGTAGCTCCGAGCAGCTTGATGCGAAAGACGTTCAACGATTGTCGCTTGATGTCCTCGGCGCCCATGAAGACTTCGCACGGAA
Coding sequences within:
- the trpB gene encoding tryptophan synthase subunit beta; this encodes MDVMPDHAGHFGEFGGRWVSETLMPALDDLETYYKKLRRDRGFQKELSHLLSEYVGRPTPLTHARRLSDELGGAQIYLKREDLCHTGAHKINNTMGQVLIARRMGKTRIIAETGAGQHGVAAATASAYFGLPCEVFMGAEDIKRQSLNVFRIKLLGATVREVRSGSRTLKDAMSEALRDWITNVNDTFYMIGSAAGPHPYPMIVRDLQSVIGKESRRQILAVTGRLPDVLIACVGGGSNAIGLFHPFLGDPGVRAIGVEAAGMGIASGRHSATLNAGKPGVLHGARSYLLQSELGQVQEAHSVSAGLDYPGVGPEHAYLRDQGIAKYVTATDDEALDALVRLSRTEGIIAALETAHALAHTIRLAPTLGRDKIILVNLSGRGDKDMETVSRLRGNSIDPVEC